A region of the Trichocoleus sp. genome:
GGATGTATACCGCAATCGTGTGCCTGATTTCGATGACCGCTTAATGCTGAATGCAGCTGGTTTATGGAACTTGTATCTGGATGCAGCGTAAATTGGAAGGAAAATTGGACAACCCTGTACCAAAGCTGGTTTTATTTCCCAACAACTCTAATGGAAACGTCACAGCTTTTTGGGATTACAATCCACAACCTGCTAATAGTGTATTAATCTGGTCTCCTTGTTGATCCATGAGGTAATTAAGACCCGTTCTGTGATCAAGCTTAATGTGTCCAATCACTAGTTCAATCGCATTGCAGCATTCCAAAATACGCTTGAAACACGCCGTCTGTTTTCCTCGCTCGCAAACTAAAATTGCCACATTTTCTGGATAGCACTGAGTTCCTTGAAGCCCTTGGTCTACAATCGCTTGTTTTGGTTTGATAGTTTGTTGACTTTGCTCAGCCTGAGTTAAGACGGGTGCAAGCATTTCGTTGTCGTAAGGATGAACTGCAACTTCAATAATTCAGTTACTCATGCTAATTGTTACAACGGCAACTTTGTAATCAAATTCATACTTTTTGTTTGCTTTGCCCTCGGCACTACATTTTACTTCAGGTGCGTGAACGACATAACATTTGTGACTATCTTGCTGTTGCGCTGCTAAGCCGACGATCGTCTTGCTTTTTTGTACAATCAAGCATCCATAGGAGATGCAATTGCCTTTCCTTGAAGGTAGCTATGGAACTGTAGCAATGCTTACTTCTATGGCACTAATGTTTGGTTTATTTATCCTGCTTTCTTTCTTAATGGTAGTTAGATTATTAGTAAGACTTGATTGCCTTGAGAGGAAGACAGAAAACATACTGCTGCGGATTCTCTCGCTCAACTACATTGCAAACGTTGTATGATTCCAAGTTTTTGCCCAATTCATCTCGCGATTTAGCAAAGCTAGTTTAGGCTGTAGCTCACCTTATATAATTGAAGTCTTTAGGAAAGGCTCTCCTTGCTACTTATGGCTTTTAGGCAAATTCTGCGGTTATTACACAATAGGCTTTCGCGTCTAATGGGGATTGGTGTAGCATTAGCAGTATTGGGTTTGCTGATGAACCAAGCTTTATCCGTGGCTCAAGTTCCTCAGATTGTTCCATACCCTGTAGTTGCTCAGGTTTCTGGTATGAGTATGGCAACGGTTTTGTCTTCGAGTGATTTGAATGCAGCAATGAAAGAATTAACGGGTTGGACGATCGAAGATAAGAAGCTTCATCGTCAATTTGAGTTTCCTTCATTTGTTGAGGCATTTGGGTTTATGTCAAGTGTTGCACTTGTTGCAGAGTCAATGGAACATCATCCTGAGTGGTTTAACGTGTATAACCGAGTCACTGTTGATTTGACAACACATGATGCAGGAGGTATCACGATTAAAGATGTTGAATTAGCACGCCGAATGAACAAATTAGCGCAGTGAAAAAAATTCTTCTTGTTGTTCATCAGGAAACTTCTGATCCTGGATTAATTGGACAGGTTTTGCGGGAATTGAAGTATGAACTAGATATTCGTTGTCCAGCCTTAGGGGGTGATTTACCCGTAACGATGGATGAACATGAAGGAGCAATCATTTTTGGTGGACCCATGAGCGCCAATGATGAGCATTCACTCCCTTTTATCCGGACAGAACTAGACTTGTTATCAGTTGTCTTAGCTGCTGAAAAACCTTACCTCGGTGTTTGTTTGGGCGCACAGATGTTAGCCAAAGTTTTGGGTGCGCGGGTTGCTCCACATCCAAATGGCATTCTAGAGATTGGGTATGTGCCAATTTTGCCAACTGTAGAGGGAGCAGATTTTCTTGCTCCAATTACTCATGTTTATCATTGGCACAAAGAGGGCTTTGAACTACCGCAAGATGCAGTTTTACTGGCAGAGGGTGAGACATTTACCAATCAAGCTTTTCGCTATGGAGAAACTGCTTATGGAGTACAGTTTCATCCGGAGATTACCAAACAAATGATTGATTTGTGGACGACTAAAGCAGGTGATCAGCTTGTTCTTCCGGGCGCACAACCCTATGAAGAGCATATTGTAGGACACGATCGCTATGGAGCCACAGTTGAATCCTGGTTACGACAGTTTCTTCAGCACTGGTTGAATCATCCACAAGTCACGACTACCTCATCACGCTAACTAGTTTTCTCCAAAACACCGGGAGATTGAAGGTTAGCGATCGTTGCGTTTCCGGTGCAAAAGAGGACGGTTGTAAGCTCGGCGAGTAGCGCTTCAGTGAGGTCAAGAAGTGCGGCTTCTGATTCGGCAGCAGCTTGAAGGAATGGCAGCGCCAGCCCACTTAAGTCCGCACCTAGGGCGATCGTCTTTGCGACATCTAGACCATTCCGCAGTCCGCCGGAGGCAATGAGCGGAACTGAGGGGGCAACGGCTCGAACTGCTTTGATGCAGTCTGCGGTGGGGATACCCCAATTAGCAAAGGTTTCACCCAGTCGCCGTTGTAAAGGATCTTTTGCCCGTCCGCTTTCAACTTTTGCCCAGGAAGTTCCGCCTGCTCCAGCAACATCGATCGCACTGACACCTGCCTCAATTAGCTTAAGTGCCATTGCAGCAGAAATGCCATTGCCAACTTCCTTTGCAATCACTGGAACAGGAAGCTTCTTGCAGAGTGCTGCAATTTTGGCGAGCAGCCCTTTGAAATTGACATCTCCCCCAGTTTGCACAGACTCTTGCAGCGGATTGAGGTGCAGGATGAGGGCATCGGCTTGTAGCCAGTCTACTGCTTGTAAACATTCATCTAAACCGTAGCTGTAGTTTAACTGCACAGCTCCCAGGTTCGCGAAGAGGGCAATATCTGGCGCAAGCGATCGAACCGCAAACGTAGATTTTACTTCAGGCTTTTCGATCGCCACTCGCTGAGAGCCAACCCCCATTGCCAAACGATATTGCTGAGCAACCGTTGCCAGACGCGCATTAATCAACTGCGCTAATTCTGTACCCCCTGTCATTGAAGAGATGAGCAGTGGTGCACCTAACGTTTTTCCTAGAAAAGTTGTTGTCAGGTCAATTTCACTGCGATCGAGTTCTGGAAGGCAGCAGTGAGTGAAGCGATAGCGTTCCAGCCCGGTTGTTGTGTCACGGCATTGCACCTCCTCCTCCAGGCAGACGCGAATATGATCAGCTTTGCGGGTTTGAGTGATCGCAGCCGGATCAGAGAAAACCGGGTCGGTTGATTGGGTAAGGGAATTTGTTAAAGCGTTGACTGATGAATCCACTTTGGTCTTTGGTTTGATCAAATCGCATTGGCTTAAGCTAGTTTCCCATGCGATCGGACTCACTCAACAGGAAATTACAATGCGATACAGTTCGATCGATTGCGCTGAAGGGCTTTTAGAAAAATCCTGCGATACCCTAAAGTTAGGTTACAGGCATTTCACAGGCATTATTATGGCAGTTATTGTGGTACAAAGCTTTGTTCAGTCGAACCATGATTGATGACAATGGTTGGTGATTGAGAACGCATTGCCACCTGCCACACGTCATATCCTCTGGCGTTGAGGTGTAGTCCGTCTGTTGTCAGCTCACGTCGAAGCTGACCTTGAGCATCTGCAAAAATGGGTTGCAGGTCGATAAAGTTTGCTCTTTCCTGACGAGTGATGTTGGCAAGTGCTAGATTGATTCGCTGAACTCGATCGCTTGACACAATTCCAGAACGAGTCGGCAAGACGGAGTAAGTGATAATTTGGGCTTGTGGGTGAGACTGCCGGAGCCGCCGGATGATTTGTTGCAAGTTATGCAAAACTGTCGTATCGGCTGTTCCACGGCGCAAATCGTTAATGCCAACCATGAGGCAGATAGTATCAGGGTTCGTTTGATTCAATGCGCTCAGCCGTCGCAGCACCCCAGCGGTTGTATCTCCTGAAATGCTTTGATTGAGCCAGAAGCGATCGTTCGAAAGGCGATCGGTTGGAAACCATTGGGAAATCGAGTCGCCTAAAAGCACAGTGAGCCGATTTGATCCTTGGCTTCTTGCCATCACTTGCGCTTCCCGTGCCAGTAAATCAATCCACTGTTCATAGGTCGGTTGCTGGGTAGCGTTGATCCAGGCTGTGTAAAAGCTATTGACGGGAATTCGTGTATAGAGTTTACCTGCTCGTAAAGCTGCCCAACGCTGCTGATAAAGCTGGCTGCCGGAGGTGGGTCTGGGGAGGGCGGGGCGGGGCAGGACAGAACGGGGAAGGGTGGGTTGACGGAGGGGCGGCAGCGACGTTGTTGAGCGAATTGCGATGGCAGGATGGGTTGTACTTGGTTCTGGACGAGGCTGATCAACGAGAGTCACTGAAACTTTAGGAGTAACAGATTTACGAGGCTGACAGGCAGCAGCGGTTGCATTGGGTTGATTTAACGAATTAACCGGAACAGCCAGATTCCAACCGGGAGCTTGACCCCGCGCGACTAAACTGGCAGCCAATAGGCAAAAGTGGCTCATTTACTCAACTCCTAAAATCCGAACAGGAAACTCTCTTGCTTATTTCTCATCAGGAGCAAAGGAAACTCAGGAAAGTTAAGGTTAAGGAAATTTGAGAATTTGAGGCAAAGATAGGAAGTATGTCGTAAGGAGTAGTTATGGGTTCGGCTCAAAGTTTGATGTAAACGAGTTGTTCCGGAAGCAGGAGCGCCTTGCGGAATAGAGCAAGAAAATGGTGTAGTGTCTAGGGCTGATTGAGCACGATCGGCGTCAGTCCTAAATAGAATAGGTCAATTCACTTAACGCCTTAGATAGGAGGATGTAGCCCATGTGCGGAATTGTTGGTTATATCGGAACACAGGCAGCCAGCGGCATTCTGCTTGAAGGGTTGCGGAAGCTGGAATATCGAGGCTATGACTCTGCTGGAATTGCCACCATTTGGGAGAACGAGATTCACTGCGTCCGGGCGAAGGGCAAGCTCCAAAACCTCCAGGAGAAGCTTGAAGGGCTAGATCTTCCGGCTCAAGTGGGCATTGGGCATACGCGCTGGGCAACTCACGGTAAGCCAGAGGAGTATAATGCTCATCCGCATATGGATACTGCGAAACGCCTTGCAGTGGTACAGAACGGCATTATTGAGAACTACCGAGAGCTGCGCGAAGTCCTGAAAACGAAAGGGCATGAATTTCGATCGGATACGGATACTGAGGTTATTCCGCATCTGGTTGCAGAGTATTTGAAAGGGATCAGGGAGCAAGGATCAGGGGTCAAGCGTGAGGAAGGTGGGAATCCGCTGTTGGAGGCAGTGCGGTTGGCGGTCAATGATCTGGAGGGGGCGTTTGCGCTGGCGATCGTTTCGGCTGATTATCCAGATGAACTGATTGCAGTCCGGCAGCAGGCTCCTTTGGCGATCGGGTTTGGGCAGGGTGAGTTTTTCTGTGCTTCGGATACTCCGGCTCTGGTGACGCATACGCGGGCTGTGTTGACGCTGGAAAATGGGGAACTGGCAAGGCTGACTCCGTTGGGCGTTGAGGTTTATGATTTTTCTGGGCATCGCCTGAAGAAAACGCCGCGAATCCTGGACATGAACCCAATTCAGGTGGAAAAGCAGGGTTTCCGGCACTTCATGGTCAAGGAAATTTATGAGCAGCCTGGCGTGGTGCGGGCTTGTCTGGAGGCTTATGTCGATAGCTCTTGGACAGCGAATTCTACAACGGCTCCGATCGATCTGGGCTTGCCAGAAGCGTTTTATGCTGATCTGGAACAGATCCAAATTGTGGCTTGTGGCACAAGCTGGCACGCTGGACTGGTGGGTAAACATTTGCTGGAACAGTTAGCAGAAATTCCCACTCAAGTGCAGTATGCGTCTGAGTTTCGCTATGCACCACCACCACTCACCCCTCATACCCTGACACTCGGTGTGACGCAATCTGGTGAGACGGCAGATACGCTCTCGGCTCTGGAGATGGACAAACGCCGCAGGGCTGATCACGATCGCAAGTTTCAATCTCGAATTCTGGGGATTACAAACCGCACCGATAGCACACTCGGACATTTGGCAGATTATTTGATTGATACTCACGCTGGAATTGAAATTGGGGTTGCCGCAACGAAGACGTTTACCGCGCAACTCGTCGCGTTCTATTGTTTGGCGTTGGATCTGGCATATCGTCGTCGTACCCTCTCACTGAGTCGATTGGAAGAAATCTTGACGCAGTTGCGCCAGCTACCTTCGGAGATGGAACTGATTCTGGAAAGTCAGGAACGCTATATCGAAGAGTTGGCACATGATTTTGCCGAAACGACAGATTTCATCTTCTTAGGTCGCGGCATCAATTTCCCGATCGCGCTGGAAGGCGCACTGAAGCTGAAGGAAATTAGCTACATTCATGCAGAAGGTTATCCGGCAGGCGAAATGAAGCATGGCCCGATCGCGCTATTGGATGCGAAAGTTCCGGTGGTGGCGATCGCGATGCCAGGTGCAGTGTATGAGAAGGTGATCTCGAATGCTCAGGAGGCAAAAGCGAGGGATGCCCGTTTAATTGGGGTTACTCCAATGAATGAGGCTCATGCGGCTGAAGTGTTTGATAATT
Encoded here:
- a CDS encoding 4a-hydroxytetrahydrobiopterin dehydratase → MGIGVALAVLGLLMNQALSVAQVPQIVPYPVVAQVSGMSMATVLSSSDLNAAMKELTGWTIEDKKLHRQFEFPSFVEAFGFMSSVALVAESMEHHPEWFNVYNRVTVDLTTHDAGGITIKDVELARRMNKLAQ
- a CDS encoding glutamine amidotransferase; the protein is MKKILLVVHQETSDPGLIGQVLRELKYELDIRCPALGGDLPVTMDEHEGAIIFGGPMSANDEHSLPFIRTELDLLSVVLAAEKPYLGVCLGAQMLAKVLGARVAPHPNGILEIGYVPILPTVEGADFLAPITHVYHWHKEGFELPQDAVLLAEGETFTNQAFRYGETAYGVQFHPEITKQMIDLWTTKAGDQLVLPGAQPYEEHIVGHDRYGATVESWLRQFLQHWLNHPQVTTTSSR
- the fni gene encoding type 2 isopentenyl-diphosphate Delta-isomerase encodes the protein MSPIAWETSLSQCDLIKPKTKVDSSVNALTNSLTQSTDPVFSDPAAITQTRKADHIRVCLEEEVQCRDTTTGLERYRFTHCCLPELDRSEIDLTTTFLGKTLGAPLLISSMTGGTELAQLINARLATVAQQYRLAMGVGSQRVAIEKPEVKSTFAVRSLAPDIALFANLGAVQLNYSYGLDECLQAVDWLQADALILHLNPLQESVQTGGDVNFKGLLAKIAALCKKLPVPVIAKEVGNGISAAMALKLIEAGVSAIDVAGAGGTSWAKVESGRAKDPLQRRLGETFANWGIPTADCIKAVRAVAPSVPLIASGGLRNGLDVAKTIALGADLSGLALPFLQAAAESEAALLDLTEALLAELTTVLFCTGNATIANLQSPGVLEKTS
- a CDS encoding GDSL-type esterase/lipase family protein — its product is MSHFCLLAASLVARGQAPGWNLAVPVNSLNQPNATAAACQPRKSVTPKVSVTLVDQPRPEPSTTHPAIAIRSTTSLPPLRQPTLPRSVLPRPALPRPTSGSQLYQQRWAALRAGKLYTRIPVNSFYTAWINATQQPTYEQWIDLLAREAQVMARSQGSNRLTVLLGDSISQWFPTDRLSNDRFWLNQSISGDTTAGVLRRLSALNQTNPDTICLMVGINDLRRGTADTTVLHNLQQIIRRLRQSHPQAQIITYSVLPTRSGIVSSDRVQRINLALANITRQERANFIDLQPIFADAQGQLRRELTTDGLHLNARGYDVWQVAMRSQSPTIVINHGSTEQSFVPQ
- the glmS gene encoding glutamine--fructose-6-phosphate transaminase (isomerizing), with the protein product MCGIVGYIGTQAASGILLEGLRKLEYRGYDSAGIATIWENEIHCVRAKGKLQNLQEKLEGLDLPAQVGIGHTRWATHGKPEEYNAHPHMDTAKRLAVVQNGIIENYRELREVLKTKGHEFRSDTDTEVIPHLVAEYLKGIREQGSGVKREEGGNPLLEAVRLAVNDLEGAFALAIVSADYPDELIAVRQQAPLAIGFGQGEFFCASDTPALVTHTRAVLTLENGELARLTPLGVEVYDFSGHRLKKTPRILDMNPIQVEKQGFRHFMVKEIYEQPGVVRACLEAYVDSSWTANSTTAPIDLGLPEAFYADLEQIQIVACGTSWHAGLVGKHLLEQLAEIPTQVQYASEFRYAPPPLTPHTLTLGVTQSGETADTLSALEMDKRRRADHDRKFQSRILGITNRTDSTLGHLADYLIDTHAGIEIGVAATKTFTAQLVAFYCLALDLAYRRRTLSLSRLEEILTQLRQLPSEMELILESQERYIEELAHDFAETTDFIFLGRGINFPIALEGALKLKEISYIHAEGYPAGEMKHGPIALLDAKVPVVAIAMPGAVYEKVISNAQEAKARDARLIGVTPMNEAHAAEVFDNLLPVPSVEELLSPILTVIPLQFLAYHIASRRGLDVDQPRNLAKSVTVE